One window of the Patescibacteria group bacterium genome contains the following:
- a CDS encoding DUF1653 domain-containing protein encodes MKIKLGRYQHFKGDIMEVVGEAKHSESLEEFVVYKHITGKMAGETHWWVRPEAMFLEQVEVQGQKISRFKYLEEKND; translated from the coding sequence ATGAAAATCAAACTAGGTAGATATCAGCATTTTAAGGGGGATATTATGGAAGTAGTAGGTGAAGCCAAACACAGCGAGAGCTTGGAAGAGTTTGTGGTTTATAAACATATAACTGGAAAAATGGCCGGAGAGACGCATTGGTGGGTAAGACCAGAAGCAATGTTTTTAGAACAAGTTGAGGTGCAGGGCCAAAAAATTTCTAGATTTAAATATCTTGAAGAAAAAAATGATTAA
- the murB gene encoding UDP-N-acetylmuramate dehydrogenase codes for MIKVQENYSLAPLTTFKIGGPARFFIEISSAAELVEALSFAKDNNLKILLIGGGSNMLVSDSGFKGLVISINILGINKIKEGLNFVEIKAGAGEIWDKVVDYAVSNNYWGIENLSYIPGKMGAFAVQNVGAYGQEASQVVTVVEAYDSQTNQVVLLTNKQCGFAYRTSVFNTLDKGRYFILQVLLRLSKIYRPNISYPDLQKVFANQDNIELSAIRQTIINVRNKKFPYPYTAGAKGSAGSFFKNFLLKPTEYTSLEKNIAANLAGALPELRRIKNKFPSGDLIKIPTAFILEICGIKGLTVGGAKVNHNQPLVILNDNNTTTAANVLLLVKKIRQIVKQTTGLSLQPEPSLIGFESAELLACGFTKEEVGKYII; via the coding sequence ATGATTAAAGTTCAAGAAAATTATTCTTTAGCTCCTTTAACGACTTTTAAAATCGGCGGGCCAGCCAGGTTTTTTATTGAAATTAGTAGTGCAGCGGAACTAGTTGAGGCCTTAAGTTTTGCCAAGGATAATAATTTAAAAATTTTATTGATTGGTGGGGGTAGCAATATGTTGGTTAGTGACAGTGGATTTAAGGGATTGGTTATTTCTATAAATATTTTGGGCATTAATAAAATTAAAGAAGGATTGAATTTTGTGGAAATTAAAGCCGGTGCCGGGGAAATTTGGGATAAGGTAGTTGATTATGCGGTTAGTAATAATTATTGGGGCATAGAAAATTTGTCTTATATTCCCGGCAAAATGGGTGCTTTTGCTGTACAGAACGTAGGGGCTTACGGCCAAGAAGCCAGTCAGGTAGTAACGGTTGTAGAGGCTTATGATAGCCAAACCAATCAGGTTGTTTTATTAACTAATAAGCAATGCGGTTTTGCTTACCGAACTAGTGTTTTTAATACTCTAGATAAAGGACGATATTTTATATTGCAAGTGTTACTTCGTTTATCCAAAATTTATCGTCCTAATATTAGTTATCCGGATTTGCAAAAAGTTTTTGCCAATCAAGATAATATAGAATTGTCGGCTATTAGGCAGACTATTATAAACGTGCGTAATAAAAAGTTTCCTTATCCTTATACTGCCGGAGCCAAAGGCAGCGCTGGATCATTTTTTAAAAATTTTTTATTAAAGCCAACCGAGTATACTTCTTTAGAAAAAAATATCGCCGCTAATTTAGCTGGTGCCTTGCCGGAACTTAGGAGAATAAAAAATAAATTTCCCTCTGGTGATTTAATTAAAATACCCACGGCTTTTATATTAGAAATCTGCGGTATAAAAGGATTAACTGTTGGCGGGGCTAAAGTTAACCATAATCAGCCATTGGTTATTTTAAATGATAATAATACGACTACAGCGGCCAATGTTTTATTGTTAGTTAAAAAAATTAGACAAATAGTTAAGCAAACAACTGGTTTAAGCCTGCAACCAGAACCTTCCTTAATTGGTTTTGAAAGTGCGGAGCTTTTGGCTTGTGGTTTTACCAAGGAAGAGGTTGGTAAATATATAATTTGA
- a CDS encoding leucyl aminopeptidase, whose protein sequence is MKFIVTSQKSLKGDNVVVPCFVKQNKLWLNNLVLSAAEKRILKDYFLGKNFTATNQETKVLFIGRRKIILLGLGEFKNWDQRKFILAIRRLLIVAKSEKIKSLALPVVRLPLAKVSYEKLGQLIAENALMADYSFNQYKKGSSKKKFSLKIFSLLVNKEEESLIRQGLKIGQVVGEQVNVARDLGNTPGGDMTPDLLAKQAVEQGKKYKFKVEVLTKNQIQKLGMGAILGVAKGSVEEPKFIIMEHWGVAKNQAPYVLVGKGVTFDSGGLNLKPSNGINDMHLDMLGAAAVIGLMGAVSRLKLPVNIIGLVPAVENMPSGSGLRPGDLLKGLSGKTIEVLNTDAEGRLILSDALTYAEKYKPKLVVDIATLTGACVVALGTLPIGLFTPSDELQKKFQVVGELSGDYVWPLPMWQEYEEEIKGTFGDVQNIGKTSYGGAIQAAMFLWQFAKKYPWVHLDIAGPMKTFEGQYLNKGASGVGVRFLFELVRQELAG, encoded by the coding sequence ATGAAATTTATTGTTACTAGTCAAAAATCTTTAAAGGGCGATAATGTGGTGGTGCCTTGTTTTGTTAAACAAAATAAGTTGTGGTTAAACAATCTTGTTTTATCAGCCGCCGAGAAAAGAATTCTGAAGGATTATTTTTTGGGTAAAAATTTTACAGCCACCAACCAAGAGACTAAGGTTTTATTTATTGGTCGACGAAAAATAATTTTATTGGGGTTGGGAGAATTTAAAAATTGGGATCAACGAAAATTTATTTTAGCCATTAGGCGTTTATTAATAGTTGCCAAGTCGGAGAAAATTAAATCATTAGCTTTGCCGGTAGTCAGGTTGCCTTTAGCCAAAGTATCTTATGAGAAGTTGGGTCAATTGATAGCCGAGAATGCCTTGATGGCTGATTATTCTTTTAATCAATATAAAAAAGGCAGTTCGAAGAAGAAATTTTCTTTAAAGATTTTTTCTTTATTAGTTAATAAAGAAGAAGAAAGTTTAATTAGGCAGGGTTTAAAAATCGGGCAAGTGGTTGGGGAACAGGTTAATGTGGCTAGGGATTTGGGTAATACACCAGGTGGCGATATGACGCCAGATTTATTAGCTAAGCAGGCGGTTGAACAAGGCAAAAAATATAAATTTAAAGTAGAGGTTCTGACTAAAAACCAAATACAAAAGTTAGGTATGGGAGCAATTTTGGGAGTGGCCAAAGGTAGTGTGGAAGAACCAAAGTTTATAATAATGGAACATTGGGGGGTGGCTAAAAATCAAGCACCTTATGTATTAGTAGGTAAGGGTGTTACTTTTGACAGCGGTGGACTCAATCTAAAACCAAGCAACGGGATTAATGATATGCATTTGGATATGTTGGGCGCGGCGGCGGTTATTGGTTTAATGGGTGCAGTTAGCCGTTTGAAACTTCCTGTTAATATTATAGGTTTGGTGCCGGCTGTAGAAAATATGCCGAGTGGTTCTGGTTTACGGCCGGGTGATTTGTTAAAAGGCCTGTCAGGTAAAACGATTGAAGTTTTGAATACCGATGCCGAAGGCCGGTTAATTTTATCTGACGCTTTAACTTATGCTGAAAAATATAAACCTAAATTAGTGGTAGATATAGCTACCTTAACCGGCGCTTGTGTAGTGGCCTTGGGTACTTTGCCCATCGGCTTGTTTACACCCAGTGATGAATTGCAAAAGAAATTTCAAGTCGTTGGTGAATTATCCGGTGATTATGTTTGGCCATTGCCGATGTGGCAGGAATATGAAGAAGAAATAAAAGGAACTTTTGGTGATGTGCAGAATATAGGTAAGACGTCTTATGGTGGGGCTATTCAGGCAGCCATGTTTTTGTGGCAATTTGCTAAAAAATACCCTTGGGTTCATTTGGATATAGCCGGACCAATGAAAACTTTTGAGGGCCAATATTTAAACAAGGGCGCCAGTGGAGTAGGGGTAAGGTTTTTGTTTGAATTAGTAAGACAGGAATTAGCTGGATAA